A window of Malania oleifera isolate guangnan ecotype guangnan chromosome 5, ASM2987363v1, whole genome shotgun sequence contains these coding sequences:
- the LOC131155502 gene encoding transcription initiation factor TFIID subunit 13 isoform X2, with product MSNSVGTSSKVRAGSSQPSDTSFKRKRGVFQKDLQHMMYGFGDDPNPLPETVALLEDIVVEYVTDLVHKAQDTASKRGKLLTEDFLFLIRKDLPKLNRCTELLSMNEELKQARKAFEVDEEKLATLE from the exons ATGAGCAATTCTGTGGGAACCTCTTCTAAAGTCAGAGCTGGATCATCACAGCCATCAGATACTTCATTTAAGCGCAAACGAGGGGTCTTTCAAAAAGATT TGCAGCACATGATGTATGGTTTTGGAGATGATCCCAAT CCACTTCCAGAAACCGTGGCACTTCTAGAGGACATTGTTGTGGAGTATGTTACAGACTTG GTGCATAAGGCTCAAGATACTGCATCGAAAAGGGGAAAACTTCTAACTGAAGACTTCCTGTTTCTGATTCGCAAG GACTTGCCAAAACTTAACCGCTGTACCGAACTGCTGTCTATGAATGAGGAGCTGAAACAAGCAAGGAAGGCTTTTGAGGTAGATGAAGAAAAGCTAGCGACATTAGAGTGA
- the LOC131155502 gene encoding transcription initiation factor TFIID subunit 13 isoform X1, producing MKAEKKIVEPQGYCELKMSNSVGTSSKVRAGSSQPSDTSFKRKRGVFQKDLQHMMYGFGDDPNPLPETVALLEDIVVEYVTDLVHKAQDTASKRGKLLTEDFLFLIRKDLPKLNRCTELLSMNEELKQARKAFEVDEEKLATLE from the exons ATGAAAGCAGAAAAAAAGATCGTAGAGCCACAAG GTTACTGCGAGTTGAAAATGAGCAATTCTGTGGGAACCTCTTCTAAAGTCAGAGCTGGATCATCACAGCCATCAGATACTTCATTTAAGCGCAAACGAGGGGTCTTTCAAAAAGATT TGCAGCACATGATGTATGGTTTTGGAGATGATCCCAAT CCACTTCCAGAAACCGTGGCACTTCTAGAGGACATTGTTGTGGAGTATGTTACAGACTTG GTGCATAAGGCTCAAGATACTGCATCGAAAAGGGGAAAACTTCTAACTGAAGACTTCCTGTTTCTGATTCGCAAG GACTTGCCAAAACTTAACCGCTGTACCGAACTGCTGTCTATGAATGAGGAGCTGAAACAAGCAAGGAAGGCTTTTGAGGTAGATGAAGAAAAGCTAGCGACATTAGAGTGA